The genomic window gataaaatgaaaatttgtccGCAATATAAACTATTTATGTCAATCTAATATAAATTGGGATATGTCAATGTGCAAGAACTTTTCTAACCAATACTTCATATGTTTGCGAACTGAGGAAGGTGATCAATTGACTACCATGATATGTTTCTTAGGAAATGAATCATTTGTTTGATATTGATCAATTGAGAAAAAGGGTATGTTACAACATCTCCTGTGTTACTTTTATATCATATCTTGAAATCAAACTCCTGAAATAACAAAGTCAAGAGATGAATTTAGGTTTCATGATAGGTTTTCTATCAAGTTGGCCACTTAAAGAACGGCAACCAATTTTCTATCCAGAAAATATCATCAAAATATCATCAGAATCTTCAAAGTATTGCAATAATGACAATATGTGTCctccattttcttaaaaaaatttcttgaagGGGTACTTTTGAGCACATTTCCCATTTTTGgggtttcaaattttgataaacATTTTGAGAAAACTAGCATAGactcataatttcataaatTCTTGCATTATTTATATACATTAAAAATGTTTGAAGACTTTAGGATCTGGATTATGCTAAATCCAAGTCCAAACATAAAATTAGTGACTATATCAAGTCAAGCTGAAATGAAGCCATGGATTTGGATCCTAAAAACTACATTTTCTCCAAATTTTAGAGAATATTAATCGTTCCAATAAAAAAGCTGCCAAGTGGTGGGGCTCCCATCCTTTTTATTCAAGTAAAGGATCAAAGAATAGACAATACAAAAATCAAAGATAACCAATCAAACTTTGGGCACTAACAAACCAGCTTAGGCCATAGGAGAATAATCCCACTCCTTTACAAAATCAAGGGGAACATGCCACCTACATAGTTTAAGAACATCTATATAAGTATTACATTTAAGGACCTGCAAATTTCTGTCCATCATATCAGACGAAAGAGTGCCCATTCCTTTATTTTTAAGACTAACCACCATCCTAGTCACAGCTATCATCCAGGACATGCGACTAGCTACCGGCAAAATATCTTCAGTTAAGAATGAAAACTTATTAAGCAGGCCACAAACAAAATCTTCAGCATCATTACGGTTTGCTTTACTTGTACCAGCTAATGCTCGCAAACGAAACATTCCCATTAATAGACCGGTTCATCACAGCTAATTTCCGTGTGCCTTTTCTCAGTAGACAAACAGAGGTAATGCGCCAGTGTAGCCTATTTTAGGACACCAAGGATCTGGCCTGACTTCCTACTTCAGCTACTATCCACTGAATTCCCTTATAAGCCCACCTAGCATTGCAAATCAAATTCTTAAAATCCTACAACAGAAACACCTTCATTAATCTTCACATCAAATAACTTCTCCACCTTAACCAATTGCAATCTAACTTCACATGGTAAATGGCTTCCCTCCTTTAGTTTACAAACCACACACCAGTCTGCCATTTGAACCCCTAGAATTTTCAGTCTATCTAGTAACAATATCTTTCCACCAACAACCAGATAACAAGTATGAGCACAAGGAATCGCTGTTGAATTCCAAATCGACTTTAAATCAATGTTGACTGCATTCTTTACCCTGATCAAGTTGTAGATATCCATTCTATCAGTGCAGACACCATCGTGTTGCTTCATATTTTCTGGTCCCCAGTCTCATTCAGACCTATACTTTGGACCACATGTCTAATCCAGGGAGACCTCATTTGCTCCACTACTTCTTTTCTACAATAGAATATCTGATTGATAGAAAACCTGAGAGGTTTTCTGCGTAAAGACAAATCCTCATCTCTAGCCAAATGGGCAATAACACCCCAACTCCCTTCCTCTGTCCAAAAGCAAACAAGATTTACCATTTCCAATCATCCATCTTACCAGGTGGCTAATTTCTTCCTAGGCCCAACAAACCCGTTTCCAACACCAAGAGTGTTTGGAGCTATATATATAAGTTCATAAACTTCTGCATCTGTGGTATTTGAGGGGAGTGAAAGTAGCCCATATAGAGTCATTTAGTCTAGTCCTAAAAGATAAATGAATCAATAAGGCCCAACTAAATGTATGGAGATTCAGCACGCCCATGCCACCTTCTATAAATGGACAACACAAAATAGAACAGTTAACAAGatgtaattttatttgatgGTCTGAGTCTCTCCATATACACTGGCATCAGGATTTCTTTAGATTCTTCACAGTCTCATTAGGAAGTTTAAAGGAACTTATCCAATAAACATCAACCTGTTGAATCACAGGTTCAATCACAGTTAGGCAACCCATGAATGAAAGTAGACGACACTTTCAACCAGCAAGACATTTCTGAAAAATTTCCATTAGACCATGACAATCATTAACTTCTATTTTTCCAGCAAATACTGGCAGACCAAGGTATGTTAGAAGGGAGATGTGCCCAATTCCGTCTCATGGAGCTCCCAACAAAACTGTTAAATTGATTTTCTGTGTTAAAGTAAACAATGGAGGGCCCTTGGTTGCATTAACCATCAACCCAGCTTCGCTACTAAGTTCATCCATAACCATCTTAATACAAGAAATGAAGTATATTCCGCCTTGTTAACAGGGCAGAGTCACATGTGGGCTGATGTGGACCATTGCCCGCACTCATATATTaccttatttatatattggtactTTATcaatttttacttatttacatatgaatGCCCCATcaagattaaaatttaaaacactCCTACcctttaaccaaaaaaattctggctctacTACCGCCGTTCTCATCTCAGTCATCCAGCCTCCCTTGCTATAAAAAAACTGATCTTCGTGACCATTGATGACCAAAGCCAAAAATTCCTGGCTCTGCCCTCCCTTTGCTATCAAAAACTGATCTTTGCGACCATTGATGACCAAGGCAAATGATGGTGCTGGAACACAGGATGATGTTGTCAATGCATGCTTTACAAAATGCCATGTGGTATATAGTCTTCCTCAAGGAAGGCCATCTAAGTTTACCATAGGCCTCAGTTGGATCTAATTTCATGAGGATAAACTGGCCATGAGAATATTAATCCTTGTAAAATAAGTCTTACAATAAGAAAGAGCACGCTTAAGAGGGCATTTTTGAGGAATTCAGTTACACATCCCACTTGATTTCAATTAAAAATGCATGCGTATTAAGAATTTAGGCTGCTATTAGATCGGATATGGATTTGGAGTGAAAATTTGCATCCAGATCCAAGTTGAAATTGGTAACCGGGTCTCATATCCAACCCAAACCAAATATCGCAGGGCCTCGCTAGGGTTTCCCCGTTTTTATCCTCGCATTAGTATATCTTGTTTTCAGTTTCCTTTCTGAAGCGGAGAAGAGAGGGAGCAGAAGCATGGCGGCACCGAAGAAGGCGAGAGCCAGCAGGAACAAGGAGCTCATAAAGGGCGTGGGCCGCCTGTCGAGGTCGAAGGTGTACCACAAGAGGGGTCTGTGGGCGATCAAAGCCAAGCATGGAGGGGCTTTCCCCACCCAAAAGCCGTCGGAGAAGCCGACGGAGGCCAAGGCTGCCGAGAAGCCGCCCAAGTACTATCCCGCCGATGACGTCCCCAGGCCCATCCCTCGCAACCGCAAGCCCAAGCCAACCAAGCTCAGgtctctctctgtccctctctcttccATTCTGTAgattaattgaatatgcatccTATTTATGTGTCTGCAATTAAACGTTTTTCGGAAAGAGTCGTCCTGCGTTATTTTTCTGTAGTCTTGTTGAATCTATTCtccttgtgttttttttttcacctgcTAATGAGTCTGTTTGCTTGATTTTTCTGGCTGATGCGTCAGTGTTCTCAACCCTTAAATCGCTAATATGGAGGTTTTGGCTTTACTGGATATGATAATCTCTATTTAGGTTCCCACCCAATGATTTTTTCTGTGGGTATGTCACTGTTAAAATCTGACTTGTTTTGGAGTTTACAGTTGAAACATTGTGTGTTCCCAAATAGCAGACTGTTTTCGGGAGATCTCCACACTTCTAAATTCACGATTTTGAGTTCTCCATCCTACTAGagaaatttgttattttctgattttgctttttttacGTCCTATGCAGGGCTAGCATCACCCCAGGAACAGTTTTGATCCTTCTGGCAGGACGCTTCATGGGAAAGAGAGTTGTCTTCTTGAAGCAGCTCCCTTCTGGGCTTCTTCTTGTTACTGGTACATATTGTTTTACTTGAATAAATGGTTGTATTGTCAGCTATAACATATATTGTCCAATTCTCCCTTCACAGTTATcttgattctttttctttttcaaatcatTACATTTGTTTCCCTAGCCTAGCATCTTACTACATGAGAAGGTTTGCTAAGGTTTATTCTGCTGCATTAATTAATCTTCTAATGGTACTCTAACTGGATTAGATCTCTGAAATGTAGGTCGGAGTGGAAGGGCAACTAGGTGCATGTCTGGTAGTACATGGCATTAGGGTGCCGCATGCATGGTGTTTTGCAAATTTATACATGTCCTTGGTTTCCATACTATATGGACGGATCTTTTGCAGTCAAAGGCAGTAGGTTGTCTGATTTTTTACTTTCCTCATAATGGTTTAAACTTGAAGTTCAAACGGTGAGAAGTGTGGAGATGGTATGCAGGCAtgactgaaaagaaaaaatagttgaAGAGGAAGCTCAAACATAATCTTAATCAAGGTTTTGAAGCAAGTGTATTTTAGATGAATTTAATCCCAGACTCTCATTTTGATCTCACAACCTCTTGGGCAGGTCAATCATTTTGAGGTCATTCCTGGCTGGAAACATTTTGCAGCTTGTGCATGCAGTTGTCATGGGTTTGACTGTGACACATAGGCAGTATGAAAAGTAATAATATCAAGAGTCTCTTAAAATAAAGTTTTAGTTTTCCAAACTTGTGCGTTAGTATTTGAGCACTATATTGCATGCATGTCTGCCCACGAGCTTTGTCGTGTCCCTTGCACATGTACAAGGGATATGTAGATTTGTATATTATTCTTCCTAATACACGTCTAGTTAATTTGGGGAATGCTGCAGCATTTCAGTATTACTGACTACTGTACTAGAGATGCAAAATAGATCATTTGAGGAGATCAGTTTATTTCAGGGTTTTCTATATAAACTCTCTGAAGTTATAGCTAAAAGCagcttttctccttgttttgaaCTCTGTTATTCAACTCTTGTTTAGCTTTCAATTTCATTGTCTGCAGGACCATTCAAGGTGAATGGTGTTCCACTGAGACGTGTGAACCAAGCTTATGTAATAGCAACTTCTACTAAGATTGACATCTCTGGTGTTAATGTGGAGAAATTTGATGACAAGTATTTCACCAAGGAGGctcagaaaaagaagaagaagacagaaggCCAATTCTTTGAGGCCAGCAAAGaggtttgaaaaatataatgcTGATTTAACTTGCATTGAGCCTATGTTCCTCTCATTTGCAGTTCTAACTCCAGTacaaattgtttttttgtttcaggAATCCAAGGTTCTTCCTCAGGGAAAGAAGGACGACCAGAAGACTATTGACAGCCAACTTATCTCTAAAATAGAGGCCGTCCCAGATCTGAAGGCATATTTGGCAGCTAGATTTTCTCTCAGATCGGGCATGAAGCCTCATGAGCTTGTGTTTTAAAGAGAATCAATTGAGAAAATTTAGGCTTGTAGCATCATTTCGGAGAAagtattctttttgttttggctATTGCTGGCTTACAATGTGTCCCTTGTGGTCAATTTTTGTTATCGGAGATTTCGTATCTTTGTGTGGGAAATGTAGGTAACTTCCAAGTAATTCATCGAATAGACATGTTGCCAtgctttttttctcttatatcCTTATTATATAGTATTTGCAGTTAAATATGGTGTGGTGTTTCCTGGTAAAATCAACAAAGGCTTTATCTGTCTCGCTATTCAATCTTAGAAGTACATCTAGTGTTACAGTGTCTGCTACCCGGCTTTATATGTACCATGGACCAGTATCCGTTTCACCCTCACATTCTTTTTCTGGACAGATAGGCAGCTACACGGCTTTGTATGTACCAGGCTTTCCGACGATGCACCTGGCCGCTGAACTCATTGTCCGTTTCAAGTTGAAGGTTTTGATTCAGGTTCCAAGTCAGTGAGATGGATCTTTGTTGGCTtcatgttcttgagagaagcgATGTGGTGGTCAAGCCTTCCTgaaatttcatgtttaaatGGGAAGCATGGTTGCACTGCGTGGAGGTTAAGAAAATGAAACGTTCTAGCAGATCAACGACATTTCGAGTGGGTGATGCACATGCACCGGTTGGGTTCAGGTGTTTTGGGTTGAGAAAATAGGCCTGTGTGTGCTCCGTGCTTCATGCTTTCTTATCCATCTTTTATGTGCTAGGAGGCCTTTCAATATGGGCGTTCTAATTGCAagtgcatttaaaaaaatttcaacttctTCCTGGCAACCATTCGACTAATATGTGCTGCATCTTTGACGTTTTCCTTTGCAACGCGTCATTTTTAATATCAGAATTTGCTGAAGATGTTGGACCGCCTAAGATTAGCTTCGATGTGTTGGCGGCCTAAGTTTTTATTGTTGAAAGAGAAACAAGGAAATCTCTAGACCTGAAACTAGGCAGCGTTTGACTGTTTACCCTGTTGTGTCTTTGTCGTCTATCGAGTGAGCGGCTAGAATCTTTAGATTGTTAATTAGTTCTACATAAATGAGATTTAATAGCATCTCCTTCCAAATATTACAATAGTATCAAGTTGTAATTAACCTACATTTACGACGCTAAAAAATTTTGTCCTTACGTCTCCATTACACGTGGACAGATTATTTCTTCCAAGGGACTTCCGACCATACTGAAGATTTTCAGTATCTCGGCCACGTATTTATGGCCACACTGTAGACCGCCCAGGCTTTAATCCGATTTGCTCAGCCGAGCGCACAAGACCGATTATTTGTCAGCCCAGTAGCTCAAGAACATAGGCTGCAATGGCTACCTACTCTTTAGAGCCATGTCAATGAAGAATAGCTTTCCAATAACGAAATCGAAGTCAAGGAACAATGCCAAGCCATGATAAATCCTTTATTGAGTCAATAACTGGCAGAAATACAAATGACATGTTTACACTAAAACTACCCAAGAACACCTGATGCCCAGGCTTCAGGCACGATACATCTGTCTTTATTGTATAAAATACAACACTTTGATTAGCATAATCCAAGGAAAACAgcaaagagaaaaccaaaaagagaagaatgatgATCGATACTGTAATACAGAAAAAACTAGCAAAGTCAAGAACACCATACCACATTTATTGGAGCAACACCCGTATTGGCTCCCCAATCTCTCTTTGAAATCCTTGGAGCTGGCAGCTTTGGATACTCTCAGAGCATGCTGTCTATTTTGGCTGGCAATCTCTTGAAGAAATTGCTTGGAACTGACGGCAACTTGCTCCTAAACCTTGGGTGCCTCAAGGTGTAGAGTCCTCCAACCAGGGCCACTACTCTGAAGGGTGTCACATACAGAACTACAGCTGCAATCAAGCAGAACAATATGAACAGGCTTGTAGCTCTTGGGTCTCTCCAACTCAGAAGAGATTGAAACCTCTCTCCCTGTGTTGCAATGTCCCCCACCACTGTCTGTATCCTCCCTGCAATGCTTCTGAGTCTGTCATAACGTATGCGGACTATGTCCTGAGGCTTCGACGTCGGGAAGGTGTCGAATTCCTCATCTAACTCATCAGCACTGACTGCCTCTGCCCAAGAGAGGCGTGTGTCCATATGAGGTGGATGCCTAGGTCTGAATCTATAGTTCCACAACCCGATCATGAACATGTACAGAAATACTGTTGGGAGGATCAGTTCAGGGTACCACACAAGGATCAAGAATAGCACATGAACCAGCACCGTGGTAATGGGGTTCCTCCAATGGCAAATATCAGTAAACCACTTGACAATGGAAATAAACCCAGAGAACAAGGATACGATTCTGAAGAAATTTGCTTTGCTCCTCCTCATACTCCACATGTGAGAGTCCACATCCAACATGTACTCCACCACCTCCTTCCTAAGAGGAGGTTCAGCCCTTCCCAGCCTTGCTGCAACGATGTTCATGGCTTGATGTCTTAGCATGTCAAGTTGACTCACAGTAAAAGGATGCAGGTAATGCATCTTGGGGAGCAGAGGGTGACCATAGATGTAGATCATATGTGCTATAGATAGACATGTGAACCTGACAGCCAGCTGAAGCTCACCCATTTTCTTCACCCCAGAAGGGTGAAGAACAAGCAGGGGATATGAGTGAGTGTAGATCCTGTCAGCTTCTAATGTTGAGAGCCGGATTCTTACCTTCCCTATCCTTGAATCTCTTGCTACGGCACCAACAGATGGTGCCTTCTCTGTACTACCAAGATGACAATTATCAAACACTCCTAAAGTGATGACAGTACATGGGTCATAGACTTCCCAGGTGTACTGCTCATTCCATTTAGGACTGAAGCTGTCTAAGATGGTTCTTGTTCTAACCCACTTCTGCCCATACTTTGCAACACAATAAGAATCTGTGGTGCCTTTGCCTTCTCTAGATTTCATGGGCAGAAGTCCCTTTGCACTTAATATGCCAACTTCTAAAATTCCTACAGGTTGCTTCCACAATTGCCTTGCAGTTGGTCGTTGGTCGCTAATGTACATAGTGGACTCATCGAGAACATGATAAGCACCTTCCAAGCAGACTCTTAGGTGAACTCTGCTTGAGAATTTGAGCTCTTTTCTCTTGTCAGCCTCCAAAACTCCAAAGCCGAACTTTTCCAAGTTAAACCAGCGCGAGTGAACTGGCCTGTGATCCATCCTTTTCTCGAACAATGTCAACGGCAGCACAATCTTTCCCAGCACATCATCCCTCGTAGGGGTTACTCTGTCCTCCACAGTTAGCAAAAGCTGTTCCTCAAAAGGCTCTGCTGCAACAAAGACGAGATCTTCGTTCCAAAATGGAGTTGAGACTCGAGTGGAACATATTTTGGTCTTGAGCACCTGATTGCCCAGTTGGACTTTAACAAATGCCTCTGGGGACCTGCCCTTCTCATTTGGCTGCAAGTCCTGTGCTTCGATCACATTAACTCTAAGGTACCATAGTTTAGGGGAGACATACACCTTCGATCTGACGTTGAAGACTCCTTCACCGTGAACAGCAGCGGCATCGCTGTGCCATGCTTCAGGGAAAGCTTCGTCTGCCTGGGTTCCCATCCACACAGCAAGCATGATCTCTCCCCTGACTTTGCCTTCACCTCGCCGGTCTTCTAGCCTGTACCATTGCGGTGCCAATGGACTATCAGGAGGCACTCTGGTGGGCACCTCATTGAGATCAAAGACTACTTTCCCAAGATAGTCATCCCTTCCTATCATCTCCTTATCCTTAACAAAAACCTCCAGCAGTGATGACTGTATCCTCTCTTTTGAGAAGGCAAATACTTGGTTCCATTCAGGATTAGGCTTCTTTTCAAAGTGCCTCGTTCTTCCCTTGTAATTTCCAAGCTTTACCTCCACGTAAGGGTCACAGCTTCCTGTGATTACATTCGTTGGAAGCTCTTTAGCCTTCACCACTCGAATGTAAAGGTAGTGAATCTGCTCCACGAGGTCATAGGTACTAGTgtatttttctccatttcccaGAATGCTTCCTCCTCCAACTGTCCATCTCTCCCCAAGTTGTGGAGTAGTGTCCTTCAATTTGTAGTCCTGATCGTGCTGCATCTGCTGCATGATTATCAGGCTGCTTTTCTTGCAGAGGTTTATTGAGCTGCTGCTTTTCTTGGTGATTGTCTGTCGATGGTATCAAAATGTTCACTTCCAAAGGCTACTTGATTTTTCTGTAGTGTATGGTAAGGATATGAGAGGTCAAATTGGTGTAATAGAACTGCAAATTGATGCAGTTACAGAAAAACTTGTGCTTGGTGTAAATAAAAACTAAATTGTTGGAATCAGCGTGTTTGATACCACTATCAATGGGCAAAGCAGTGTTACCTTTACTACTGCAACACAAGGCAGGAAATTGCTGGTGGCGTTTAAGGAGGCAGCAATGGCAGAGATGAAGTTTCGGATTCACTTGAAGGGTTAGTCTATCCTTTATATGGGAAAGAAGCCAAACACCCACCGATTGAAATCTCTATGGAACTCCTCTGATTGATTCAGTTTGCCAAGAAAGCTCCAGCAGGTCTTTCTTCATTGGTTGTATCTAGAAATATGGATGGTCTGGTTAAGAGGGGAAGCATATAGTTCGCCTGAATCATAAACTTCTCACACTGAACTGGTTTGAAGCCTCAGTCAAGGCAGAGTTTTGGTTTCCTGTTCATGAAAACGACCTTCTATTTATGTGCTGGAGGGATAGGGATGTCCTTCCCTCGCCGTGGGATCATGCGCATCCATAAATTCGACAACCAGCTTCATCTTTATGCTTGTCTTGCTCTTTACCCTTGTGAGCGGACACAGGTGCTCCTCTCTCTGCAAGGAAGCCGAGGTTACCAATGGGAAGCAAAGCCGTTTGTTCACTTGAGATctataaaaagcaaaagaaagaatgCCTTGGAGTGGGAATTTTGATCTGTTTACTTTCATTTTAAACTGAGGCACTTTTTCTTGTGGAAGAAGAATCGAAGCCTCTGGGCATGTGAATTCAGAGCAGGGAGCATATTTGGATCGATTCTGTAGATGGCGAGTTTTGCAATTCTTAgttatataataataaaaatccAATTCTCTTCACGGCGTTCAgctgatctaaatccaaaccatCCTAATCTTTATTTTTAAGGCTGGCATGGTAAGAGAAACTAGAAGTTACTCTAGACTTTTTGACGTTCCTAAACACCTATATGTTAAGTAAAGGGGCCTTTACGGCCTTCAATTTTGAtgttagaattaaaattctagaaacaaaactCTACCTTAAActgaaattggaatgaaaattctagtCCAAGTTTCCTTTTATGTTGGTAGCCTGTAATTTTCATTCTAGAATTGAAAACGAtatgtgtttgaaaaaatagGAATTAAACTTTTATAACTGATGAATTAAAATGGTCTTGCCATATGCcctaaagagagatgaaaaaattttaaaattctgaaattataatttcatttcaaacactaaaatcacaaattcagAATTTGATTCAATAATGAGCTTACAATTGATGAACCAAAATTCTTTGTTTAATTACAcaattctcatttcatcaaaaaatgaGAATTGAGTTCTAGAATTCTACCATTCTGGTATTATCAAATACTCTGTAAGATGATCTACCCTAAAGAATTATGTACAAGTATTATCTGCCAGTCTCAGCCTAGCATTTTACATTATTATATGACACCTCATTCTTGTATATATAGAAACTCATATTGGTTGCATAGGAGCCGTGTTTCAACAGAAATTTCCATCCCAAGAGgaatccatctctctctctctgctcacTTTTGTGGGTTTTTGGATTGgaattcttttcttctttagcAAGGTCTAAGCAACTGCGTGAGATGCTCAAAGCAAGTGCGCTACCAAAGTAGGGAGCTTTAGGCGGAAAAGCAAAATGAGAATGGATACTTCATAACATAGATGAAGGTACTTTTTAGCCTTCTTTATTCTCTTTGCGTAGGTCACGATCAAGACGTCGCTCAAATGTTTACGCAAGGATGTAAACTGGTTGGTTTCGGGTCCGATCAAATCTGTATGCCAAATTCTACTTAACTGGATTCTATCTGTTCAGATCCGGACTCCAACTCAAACCTGAGTTCTTAAGACCAAATTTGGGTCCAACTTGTATCAGATCTCGGGGCAGAAGATTAGACTTGGATCTGGATTAGGTGATGAAGCTTCATACTTGATCTGAAACCATCAATAATAAGATCCAGATTTGCTTACCACATCCAACTGAATAGATTTGAAATGGAATGGACAGTTGAATATTTCTGATCCATTAGATCGCTTCTCAAATGTCACTTCACAAAGCCTGCTCCACACTTGATTCTTACCCAAAAGTACAAAGCCTGCTCATTGTCGTCAAAATGAGACTAGGTCTGCCTGGATTGCCCAACACGTATGGTATCAGTAACTTGTCCGAATGAGACAGGCTTGTAGAACTTTAATTTTTCCTGGATTTTTCTAGATTTTAAATTCTTTAAATTAATTTTGTGTTGCAAGGCATTTCTCTTCGATATCTGCCTCATAAAGTATTTATACATGTTACTTCCTTTGTGGGCCATCGTTATAACATTATATATTTTGTAAAGTTCATAAacagaaatcacaattttgaaaattgtaagAAAATTATAACTTTTTTTGGAAGAAGTTAGAAGAAATGCTAAATTTACGACAAGCTGctgaagaaaataataaagtttCACCTTGTGGAGTCTTCTTGAACTCTCACAACATTAGATTTGCGTATTTTCTAAGGCAGTTAGGAGACACCATACTACCAATCTCAACGTTGTCTATCAAAACGGGTTAGAAACTTTAGCAGTTGTAGCCTGCGATCTTACATAGAGATACGTAGGATTTACATATAATGCTAATGAGGGGATTCACACAAGGGGATCTGTTAGAGATTTCACCATTAAATCAAATTATTTGTGTAAAGGATACATGTTCTAGATGATCATAGACATGGTTGTCAAGTGGACCACACCAATGCTAAGTAGGGTTCTACATGTTAGGAACTTTTGAAGCACCCGCACTAAgatgagcatatatatatatatatatatttgagatcACACGCCACTGAGTGTCATACTGGTTCAACGCTCGGCGGTCATTTGAtcttaaatgattgaacaatgctgttttttaaagaaa from Nymphaea colorata isolate Beijing-Zhang1983 chromosome 6, ASM883128v2, whole genome shotgun sequence includes these protein-coding regions:
- the LOC116256875 gene encoding 60S ribosomal protein L6-like, encoding MAAPKKARASRNKELIKGVGRLSRSKVYHKRGLWAIKAKHGGAFPTQKPSEKPTEAKAAEKPPKYYPADDVPRPIPRNRKPKPTKLRASITPGTVLILLAGRFMGKRVVFLKQLPSGLLLVTGPFKVNGVPLRRVNQAYVIATSTKIDISGVNVEKFDDKYFTKEAQKKKKKTEGQFFEASKEESKVLPQGKKDDQKTIDSQLISKIEAVPDLKAYLAARFSLRSGMKPHELVF
- the LOC116256376 gene encoding FT-interacting protein 1-like, with the protein product MQQMQHDQDYKLKDTTPQLGERWTVGGGSILGNGEKYTSTYDLVEQIHYLYIRVVKAKELPTNVITGSCDPYVEVKLGNYKGRTRHFEKKPNPEWNQVFAFSKERIQSSLLEVFVKDKEMIGRDDYLGKVVFDLNEVPTRVPPDSPLAPQWYRLEDRRGEGKVRGEIMLAVWMGTQADEAFPEAWHSDAAAVHGEGVFNVRSKVYVSPKLWYLRVNVIEAQDLQPNEKGRSPEAFVKVQLGNQVLKTKICSTRVSTPFWNEDLVFVAAEPFEEQLLLTVEDRVTPTRDDVLGKIVLPLTLFEKRMDHRPVHSRWFNLEKFGFGVLEADKRKELKFSSRVHLRVCLEGAYHVLDESTMYISDQRPTARQLWKQPVGILEVGILSAKGLLPMKSREGKGTTDSYCVAKYGQKWVRTRTILDSFSPKWNEQYTWEVYDPCTVITLGVFDNCHLGSTEKAPSVGAVARDSRIGKVRIRLSTLEADRIYTHSYPLLVLHPSGVKKMGELQLAVRFTCLSIAHMIYIYGHPLLPKMHYLHPFTVSQLDMLRHQAMNIVAARLGRAEPPLRKEVVEYMLDVDSHMWSMRRSKANFFRIVSLFSGFISIVKWFTDICHWRNPITTVLVHVLFLILVWYPELILPTVFLYMFMIGLWNYRFRPRHPPHMDTRLSWAEAVSADELDEEFDTFPTSKPQDIVRIRYDRLRSIAGRIQTVVGDIATQGERFQSLLSWRDPRATSLFILFCLIAAVVLYVTPFRVVALVGGLYTLRHPRFRSKLPSVPSNFFKRLPAKIDSML